The following are from one region of the Lacinutrix sp. Bg11-31 genome:
- the coaD gene encoding pantetheine-phosphate adenylyltransferase: protein MRKALFPGSFDPITSGHYDIIKRGVTLFDEVIVAIGVNSAKKYMFSLEERMDFIKEAFKDEPKIKVVSYKGLTVHFCQELGIEFILRGLRNPADFEFEKAIAHTNRDLAPIETVFLLTAASTSYISSSIVREVIRNNGDYTKLVPNSVRVKK from the coding sequence ATGAGAAAAGCACTATTCCCAGGATCTTTCGATCCTATAACTTCTGGACACTACGATATTATTAAACGAGGTGTTACTTTGTTTGATGAAGTTATAGTTGCCATAGGTGTAAATTCTGCAAAAAAATACATGTTCTCTTTAGAAGAACGTATGGATTTTATAAAAGAAGCCTTTAAAGACGAGCCAAAAATAAAAGTAGTAAGTTATAAAGGTTTAACTGTACATTTTTGTCAAGAATTAGGAATAGAATTTATTCTTCGTGGCTTAAGGAATCCTGCAGATTTTGAGTTTGAAAAAGCCATTGCACATACCAATAGAGATTTAGCTCCTATAGAAACGGTATTTCTATTAACTGCTGCAAGCACAAGTTACATCTCCTCTTCTATTGTTAGAGAAGTAATTAGAAATAATGGTGATTACACTAAACTAGTACCAAATAGCGTAAGAGTTAAAAAATAA
- a CDS encoding ATP-binding protein — translation MKTYLIKCYYFSLVAVFSLTCSVYGQQEPDLSKYMYAEVDRAFELNQRTKYGEAIEISSKVLEYANNVKDDYLKARAYGNIGTSHYYMNNESLSFTYLFKSKDLSIKLRDTSQIIIGYNNLGVNYRAYGKLKESNIYFKKSLNLAELSNAQEELVYPLYNIGVNLIEKEDPLLRDYKESYDYLTRAEVLAHKYYEDKAILGEIFEVLSYVHHKLGNKKQSLDYYHEALEFTQKYNYLEVKAEAYSTRALINVENKDFEKAYYALDEYITTTDSVYSIKEFEKAKQIEANNFLKENELKLELVEKEKRLQTLDIERTRTFNGVLIFFTSILLLLGFWIYKKNKQLKLAKNKAENLSKVKSDFYSEISHELRTPLYAVIELSGLLLKENVSVEHKEYIESLRFSGNHLMSLINNVLELNKVESGKMKIQQIEFDLKNLVSNIIESLEYALSDSNNTISFKYDENIPKSLTGDSLKVSQILINLISNAIKFTNNGHIEIEIDRLKDVEEDEVTLAFKIVDNGSGISEEMQSQVFEDFYQEHSKNGKSYKGTGLGLSIVKRLLTVMGSDINVISKENEGSTFFFELKFKITEIDSLPIIIYKSQLEYIKNKNFLIVDDNKINQLVTRKVLDHLNIKSKAVDSGAKAIEIIKEEEFDCILMDIHMPELDGYETTKLIREFNNEVAIVALTAATKYEVEVKANMHGMDDYVLKPFITKDFVETITKAMHARQ, via the coding sequence ATGAAAACGTACCTAATAAAGTGTTATTACTTTAGTTTGGTTGCTGTCTTTAGTTTAACATGCTCAGTTTATGGGCAACAGGAACCTGATCTTTCTAAATATATGTATGCTGAAGTTGATAGAGCTTTCGAGCTCAATCAACGTACTAAATACGGTGAAGCTATTGAGATTAGTAGCAAGGTGTTAGAGTATGCTAACAATGTAAAAGACGATTATCTTAAAGCTAGAGCATATGGTAACATAGGGACTTCGCACTATTATATGAATAACGAATCTTTAAGTTTTACTTATTTATTTAAGTCTAAAGATTTATCCATAAAACTAAGAGACACTTCTCAAATAATAATAGGCTATAATAACCTTGGAGTCAACTATAGAGCTTATGGAAAATTAAAGGAGTCTAATATATATTTCAAAAAGTCTTTAAATCTTGCAGAGTTAAGTAACGCTCAAGAAGAACTAGTATATCCTTTATACAATATTGGGGTTAATTTAATTGAAAAAGAAGACCCATTGCTTAGAGATTATAAAGAGAGCTATGATTATCTTACAAGAGCAGAAGTTTTGGCTCACAAATATTATGAAGATAAAGCTATTCTAGGTGAGATTTTTGAGGTTCTAAGTTATGTGCACCATAAACTTGGAAATAAGAAACAGTCGTTAGATTATTATCATGAAGCTTTAGAGTTTACACAAAAGTACAATTATTTAGAAGTTAAAGCAGAGGCTTATTCTACAAGAGCTCTTATAAACGTTGAGAACAAAGATTTTGAGAAAGCTTACTATGCATTAGATGAGTATATTACAACTACAGATTCTGTCTATTCAATAAAAGAATTTGAGAAAGCCAAACAAATTGAGGCTAATAATTTCTTAAAAGAGAATGAACTTAAATTAGAACTTGTAGAAAAAGAAAAGAGATTACAAACTCTAGATATCGAAAGGACTAGAACTTTTAATGGCGTTTTAATATTTTTTACTTCAATTTTATTACTCTTAGGTTTTTGGATTTACAAAAAAAACAAACAATTAAAGTTGGCTAAAAATAAAGCCGAAAATTTATCTAAGGTAAAAAGTGATTTTTATTCAGAAATTAGCCATGAACTTCGTACTCCATTGTATGCAGTTATTGAGCTGTCTGGATTATTGCTAAAAGAAAATGTAAGTGTAGAGCATAAAGAATATATAGAGTCTCTTCGGTTTTCTGGAAACCATTTAATGTCTTTAATAAACAATGTATTAGAGCTTAATAAGGTGGAGTCTGGCAAAATGAAAATTCAACAAATAGAGTTTGATTTAAAAAATCTTGTATCTAATATTATTGAGAGTTTAGAATATGCGTTAAGTGATAGTAATAATACTATAAGTTTTAAGTACGACGAAAACATCCCTAAATCATTAACAGGAGACTCTTTAAAAGTATCTCAAATACTTATAAATCTAATTTCAAACGCTATTAAATTCACTAATAATGGGCACATAGAAATTGAAATTGATAGATTAAAAGATGTTGAGGAGGACGAAGTTACATTAGCCTTTAAAATTGTAGATAATGGGTCTGGTATTTCTGAAGAAATGCAAAGTCAAGTATTTGAAGATTTTTATCAAGAGCATTCTAAAAATGGAAAATCGTATAAAGGAACAGGTTTAGGTCTATCTATTGTTAAGCGCCTATTAACAGTTATGGGAAGTGATATAAATGTTATAAGTAAAGAAAATGAAGGCTCTACTTTCTTTTTCGAGCTTAAATTTAAAATCACTGAAATTGATAGTTTACCTATTATTATATACAAAAGCCAGCTAGAATATATTAAAAACAAGAACTTTTTAATTGTAGATGATAATAAGATAAATCAATTAGTAACTCGTAAAGTGCTCGATCATTTAAATATCAAATCTAAAGCAGTGGATTCAGGTGCTAAGGCAATAGAAATAATTAAAGAAGAAGAATTTGATTGTATTTTAATGGATATACATATGCCAGAACTAGATGGTTATGAAACCACGAAACTAATTAGAGAGTTTAATAATGAAGTGGCAATTGTAGCTTTAACAGCTGCAACAAAATACGAAGTTGAAGTTAAAGCTAATATGCATGGTATGGATGACTATGTATTGAAGCCTTTTATAACTAAAGATTTTGTAGAAACTATCACAAAAGCAATGCATGCAAGGCAATAA
- a CDS encoding SulP family inorganic anion transporter has product MTEFIRKIVPNAKDDVLAGITVSLAMIPEVVAFAFVAQIDPLMALSGAFIIGLITAVFGGRPGLISGAAGAVAVIFVTMIADGHTKGMLMDMPIENMGFFYLMACVVLMGIIQIFAGVFKLGRFVRLIPHPVMMGFVNGLSIVIFMAQVKMFSHKSLQVSDAGVKEYISTYMQGSELYIMIGLVLLTMAIIWGLPKITKKIPAALTAILITSLIVIGFNMDVSTVGSYIVEGGGTGLKGEFPTPNMELWEKLPFNLDTLKFIALPAFLAASVGLIESLMTMNLVDELTETRGNGNRECVAQGAGNIVSGLFGGTGGCGMIGQTVINVNAGGRGRLSGIMMAVTLLSFILFADKLIEMVPIAALVGVMFMMVIETFAWSSFRILKKIPMSDAIVLITVSLVTVFVDLAVAVFVGVIISALVFAWENAKKIRARKRVKEDGTKVYEIWGPLFFGSIQAFNDKFDVKTDPENIEIDFVESRISDHSAIEAIFNLVGKYEAEGKNIKLKHLSEDCKILLYKSSPKFREVIVEAIDDPRYHLAANPEQFPKPLSEYKL; this is encoded by the coding sequence ATGACTGAGTTTATAAGAAAGATAGTGCCAAATGCAAAAGATGATGTTTTAGCCGGAATAACCGTGTCTTTAGCAATGATACCAGAGGTGGTGGCTTTTGCTTTTGTTGCGCAAATAGATCCATTGATGGCTTTGTCTGGTGCATTTATTATAGGATTAATTACTGCTGTTTTTGGAGGTAGGCCAGGTTTAATTTCTGGTGCTGCTGGAGCTGTTGCTGTAATTTTTGTTACTATGATTGCAGATGGTCACACAAAAGGTATGTTAATGGACATGCCAATTGAGAATATGGGTTTTTTCTACCTTATGGCTTGTGTGGTGTTAATGGGAATCATTCAAATTTTTGCTGGTGTTTTTAAATTAGGACGCTTTGTACGTTTAATTCCACATCCAGTAATGATGGGTTTTGTAAACGGTTTATCTATCGTCATTTTTATGGCACAAGTGAAAATGTTTTCGCATAAATCGTTACAAGTTTCAGATGCAGGAGTAAAAGAGTATATAAGTACTTATATGCAAGGTTCAGAATTATATATCATGATTGGTTTAGTGTTATTAACCATGGCAATAATTTGGGGATTACCAAAAATCACTAAAAAAATACCTGCTGCATTAACAGCTATTTTAATAACCAGTCTTATTGTAATTGGTTTTAACATGGATGTTTCTACTGTTGGATCTTATATTGTTGAAGGAGGAGGAACTGGTTTAAAAGGTGAGTTTCCAACACCAAACATGGAGCTTTGGGAAAAGCTACCATTTAATTTAGATACTCTTAAATTTATTGCTTTACCTGCATTTTTAGCAGCTTCGGTAGGTTTAATAGAATCGTTAATGACTATGAATTTAGTCGATGAGTTAACCGAAACAAGAGGAAACGGAAATAGAGAATGTGTTGCACAAGGAGCAGGAAACATTGTTTCTGGTTTATTTGGAGGAACAGGTGGTTGTGGTATGATTGGTCAAACTGTAATTAATGTAAATGCTGGAGGACGCGGACGCTTATCTGGAATAATGATGGCTGTTACTTTATTATCGTTTATACTGTTTGCAGATAAGTTAATAGAAATGGTGCCAATAGCAGCTTTAGTAGGTGTAATGTTTATGATGGTTATTGAAACTTTCGCATGGTCTAGTTTTAGAATTTTAAAGAAAATACCAATGTCTGACGCTATCGTGCTTATTACAGTGTCTTTAGTTACAGTATTTGTAGATTTAGCAGTTGCAGTTTTTGTTGGTGTAATAATTTCAGCTTTAGTATTTGCTTGGGAGAATGCTAAGAAAATTAGAGCAAGAAAACGCGTGAAAGAGGATGGAACTAAGGTTTACGAAATTTGGGGACCATTATTTTTTGGAAGTATTCAAGCCTTTAACGATAAGTTTGATGTTAAAACTGATCCAGAAAATATTGAAATAGATTTTGTAGAATCTCGTATAAGTGATCATTCTGCAATTGAAGCTATTTTTAATTTAGTAGGAAAATATGAAGCTGAAGGTAAAAATATAAAACTTAAGCATTTAAGCGAGGATTGTAAAATATTACTATACAAGTCGAGCCCTAAATTTAGAGAGGTCATAGTTGAAGCTATAGACGACCCAAGGTACCATTTAGCTGCTAATCCAGAGCAGTTTCCTAAGCCTTTATCTGAATATAAACTATAA